The Desulfobacterales bacterium genome includes a region encoding these proteins:
- a CDS encoding TrkH family potassium uptake protein yields MRWPYILKTVGILTLFFGLTMCCPILCSLFFEDLSLMPTLYGMGVTVVSGGLLVLLFRSPRTDYISQREGMAIVALGWALIGLFGALPFYFSPYFNTFTDAAFESMSGFTTTGASVLTNIEEIPQGLLFWRSFIQWLGGMGIIVLGIAILPFLGVGGMQLYKAEVPSPVPDKLKPRIRDTAMVLWKVYAIFSVAQIALLVIGGMSFFDAMCHTFTTLPTGGFSTKNASIAHYDSVYIDGVILLFMFLAGINFSLHYQMLKGKPLAFWRDSECRFYCALVMLLILVVSMDVYGPAYQSLGQAFRYGSFQVVSILTTTGFATADYEKWPALSQLILLLSMFIGASAGSTGGGMKCLRVMLYFKYCYKELFSMIHPRAVRHVKIGGTAVPEGVVRSVLGFLGLYVGLFALSSVLLAGMGVDFVTSFAAVAATIGNIGPGFGMVGPVENYAQIPTLGKWLLVWCMLLGRLEIYTLIIFLVPEFWRK; encoded by the coding sequence ATGCGTTGGCCCTATATTTTAAAAACCGTCGGCATTCTGACCCTCTTTTTCGGTTTGACCATGTGTTGCCCGATTCTATGCAGCCTGTTTTTTGAGGATTTGAGTCTGATGCCGACCCTTTACGGCATGGGCGTTACGGTTGTGTCCGGCGGACTGCTGGTTCTTTTATTCAGATCTCCTCGCACGGACTACATCAGTCAGCGAGAGGGGATGGCCATTGTCGCCCTGGGATGGGCGCTTATCGGGCTTTTTGGCGCCCTTCCGTTTTATTTTTCACCTTATTTCAACACCTTCACGGATGCTGCATTCGAATCCATGTCCGGCTTCACCACCACGGGCGCTTCGGTGCTCACCAACATCGAGGAGATACCGCAGGGGTTGTTGTTTTGGCGCAGTTTCATTCAGTGGCTCGGCGGAATGGGGATCATCGTTCTGGGAATCGCCATTTTGCCGTTCCTGGGGGTTGGTGGCATGCAACTATACAAAGCGGAAGTACCTAGCCCCGTTCCGGACAAACTCAAACCGAGAATCAGGGATACTGCCATGGTTCTCTGGAAGGTTTACGCGATTTTCAGCGTGGCCCAGATTGCCTTGCTGGTCATCGGCGGCATGAGCTTTTTCGATGCCATGTGCCACACCTTCACCACGCTTCCCACCGGCGGGTTTTCAACGAAGAACGCCTCTATCGCCCACTATGACAGCGTCTATATTGATGGGGTCATTCTCCTTTTCATGTTTCTGGCAGGCATTAATTTTTCTCTCCATTACCAGATGTTAAAAGGCAAGCCCCTTGCATTCTGGCGCGATTCGGAATGCCGGTTCTATTGTGCCCTGGTGATGCTCCTGATTTTAGTGGTCAGCATGGATGTCTATGGACCCGCCTATCAAAGCCTTGGCCAGGCGTTTCGGTATGGTTCTTTTCAAGTGGTCTCTATTCTTACCACCACGGGTTTTGCAACGGCCGATTATGAAAAATGGCCGGCACTAAGCCAATTGATTCTCCTGCTGTCCATGTTTATCGGCGCTTCTGCCGGTTCCACGGGCGGCGGCATGAAATGCCTCAGGGTTATGCTTTATTTCAAATATTGCTATAAAGAGCTGTTTTCCATGATTCATCCCAGGGCCGTGCGCCATGTCAAAATCGGCGGCACTGCCGTACCGGAAGGGGTTGTGCGAAGCGTTTTAGGGTTTCTCGGACTCTATGTCGGATTGTTCGCCCTCTCGTCCGTCCTGCTGGCGGGAATGGGGGTTGATTTCGTCACCTCGTTTGCCGCCGTGGCTGCCACCATCGGAAACATCGGTCCGGGCTTCGGCATGGTCGGTCCCGTAGAAAATTACGCCCAAATCCCGACACTCGGCAAATGGCTGCTCGTCTGGTGCATGTTGCTGGGGCGGCTTGAGATTTATACGCTCATTATTTTCCTGGTTCCCGAATTCTGGCGAAAATAG
- the trkA gene encoding Trk system potassium transporter TrkA, translated as MKIIIIGAGEVGFHIASRLSLENKDVVLIDKNQAAVQRVSESIDVQVIVGSGSSPVVLEGAGIKEAEILLAVTDSDETNLVACLTASLISPSTRKLARIRNADFDKYHDIFRDQPPYINTVINPEIEVVKTIDQLLSVPGASDVGAFADGRLKLIGIRLKEPAAFAGKTLAQLPDIMGDYRLLITAIIRNEVLTIPRGNDRLEAGDLVYFICEADKLSETLGLFNEQAGQIKRVIIVGGGRIGYRLAALLEEKSVFTKIIEKSPIRCAELAEKLNRTVVLQGDGSDHGLLLEENISEMDAMVTLTGEEETNILAALLARKMGVSKTIVKINKFSYLSLMPTIGLDQVVSPRLSAINTILQHIRRGKVLSAISIMGEQAEVLEAVAMETSDIVGKPLRNSHMPKGSLVVSIMRGDKVIIPSGESVIEPDDRIIVFARRDAIPKIEKILSVKLEYF; from the coding sequence TTGAAGATTATCATCATTGGTGCCGGCGAAGTCGGCTTTCATATTGCGAGCCGGTTATCGCTCGAAAATAAAGATGTCGTTCTGATCGACAAAAACCAGGCAGCTGTTCAAAGGGTGTCTGAAAGCATCGATGTGCAAGTCATCGTCGGTTCCGGCAGCAGCCCGGTCGTCTTGGAGGGAGCCGGTATCAAGGAGGCGGAAATTCTGCTTGCCGTTACCGATAGTGATGAAACCAATCTGGTGGCCTGCCTGACAGCCAGTCTCATCTCCCCTTCCACTCGAAAACTGGCCCGAATTCGCAATGCCGATTTCGACAAATATCATGATATCTTCAGAGACCAACCCCCTTATATTAACACGGTCATTAATCCTGAAATCGAGGTGGTTAAAACCATAGACCAGTTGCTCAGCGTACCCGGTGCTTCCGATGTAGGCGCATTCGCGGACGGCCGATTAAAGCTGATCGGCATCCGCCTCAAGGAACCGGCAGCGTTTGCCGGCAAAACATTAGCTCAACTTCCCGATATAATGGGTGATTACCGACTGCTGATTACCGCCATCATTCGAAATGAGGTGTTGACCATTCCCCGGGGCAATGACCGGTTGGAAGCGGGGGATCTCGTCTATTTCATTTGCGAAGCAGATAAACTATCAGAAACACTTGGTCTCTTTAACGAGCAGGCCGGTCAGATCAAACGGGTTATCATTGTCGGCGGCGGCCGTATCGGGTATCGCTTGGCCGCCTTGCTTGAAGAAAAGTCCGTATTCACCAAAATTATAGAGAAAAGCCCTATTCGCTGTGCCGAGTTGGCTGAAAAACTCAATCGCACCGTGGTCTTGCAAGGCGATGGATCAGACCACGGGTTGCTGCTTGAGGAAAATATCAGCGAGATGGACGCCATGGTGACCCTTACGGGCGAAGAAGAGACAAATATTCTCGCCGCCCTGCTGGCTCGAAAAATGGGGGTGAGCAAAACGATCGTTAAAATTAATAAATTTAGTTATTTATCGTTAATGCCAACCATTGGATTGGATCAAGTGGTCAGCCCGAGGCTATCGGCCATCAATACCATCCTGCAACACATTCGCCGGGGAAAGGTGCTTTCGGCCATTTCCATCATGGGGGAGCAAGCCGAGGTCCTTGAGGCTGTTGCCATGGAAACATCAGATATTGTTGGGAAACCACTCCGTAATAGTCATATGCCAAAAGGATCTTTGGTCGTAAGCATCATGCGGGGAGACAAGGTGATCATCCCTTCCGGAGAGAGTGTGATCGAGCCGGACGATCGCATTATCGTGTTTGCCAGACGGGACGCCATTCCCAAGATCGAAAAAATCCTCTCCGTAAAACTGGAATATTTTTGA
- a CDS encoding sigma 54-interacting transcriptional regulator: MTESSIHNLITNRENLERVLDNLKEGIIAHDLNRRIFFFNKEAERVTGFRREDVLGLDCHEAFGHPFCGGQCSFLNTKPIPEDYREYRINITTRSGETRRLEMSVTLMNNEEGRAFGVLASFRDLTDLLNLRLETGKITRFDHIIGQDSQMLQIYKQIQELAEYSFPVHIYGETGTGKELVANAIHNESIRAGAPFVPINCGALPEGLIESELFGHVKGAFSGAIRDKKGRLELADGGTVFLDEVADLPKPMQVKLLRFLQEGTFEKVGGEETKTINVRVISATNRVLKKEVQRHHFREDLYYRLNVIPIHIPPLRERKNDIPLLIDHFLEEAAERHGHPRHRVSKSALVVMLDYPWPGNIRELQNAVQFAIVRCDDGTIRPDNLPLELRQFQAPACRPGPTSKLNPEMVHIALQTAGGNKAKAAKALGVGRATLYRFLDAHPEIQDSLP, encoded by the coding sequence ATGACAGAGTCATCCATCCATAACCTTATCACCAACCGCGAAAATTTAGAACGCGTGCTGGATAATCTTAAAGAAGGGATCATCGCCCATGATCTGAACCGGCGAATTTTTTTCTTCAACAAAGAGGCGGAACGAGTTACGGGCTTCCGTCGCGAAGATGTCCTCGGGCTTGATTGCCATGAGGCTTTCGGTCACCCCTTTTGCGGGGGACAGTGCAGCTTTTTAAATACCAAACCGATCCCGGAGGATTATCGGGAATATCGGATAAACATCACTACCCGATCCGGTGAAACCCGCCGGCTGGAAATGTCCGTTACGCTTATGAACAATGAAGAAGGGCGGGCATTCGGCGTTCTTGCCTCCTTTCGAGATTTGACGGACTTGTTAAACCTCAGGCTGGAAACCGGTAAAATCACGCGGTTTGATCACATTATCGGCCAAGACAGCCAAATGCTTCAAATTTATAAGCAAATTCAAGAGCTCGCAGAATACAGCTTCCCGGTGCATATCTATGGGGAAACTGGAACCGGAAAAGAGCTGGTTGCCAATGCGATTCACAATGAAAGTATCCGAGCGGGGGCGCCGTTTGTGCCGATCAATTGCGGTGCCTTGCCGGAAGGGCTCATTGAAAGTGAGCTTTTCGGCCATGTCAAAGGTGCGTTTTCAGGCGCCATTCGGGATAAAAAAGGTCGTCTTGAATTGGCGGACGGCGGCACGGTGTTTCTGGATGAAGTGGCCGATTTGCCCAAGCCCATGCAGGTGAAGCTATTGCGGTTTTTGCAGGAAGGTACTTTTGAGAAGGTGGGCGGTGAGGAGACCAAAACGATCAATGTACGTGTAATCAGCGCCACCAACCGAGTTTTAAAAAAGGAGGTTCAGCGCCATCACTTCAGAGAAGATCTCTATTATCGCCTCAACGTCATTCCCATTCATATCCCGCCGCTTCGGGAAAGGAAAAACGATATCCCCCTGCTGATAGATCATTTTTTGGAGGAGGCGGCTGAGCGCCACGGTCATCCGCGTCATCGGGTATCAAAATCGGCGCTGGTGGTAATGCTCGACTACCCGTGGCCGGGCAATATTCGCGAGCTTCAAAACGCTGTGCAATTCGCCATTGTGCGATGTGATGACGGCACCATTCGGCCGGATAATCTGCCCTTGGAACTCAGACAATTTCAGGCACCGGCATGCCGTCCGGGTCCCACCTCTAAACTGAATCCGGAAATGGTTCATATTGCTCTCCAAACCGCGGGCGGTAATAAAGCAAAGGCCGCCAAGGCGCTCGGTGTCGGTCGGGCAACGCTTTATCGCTTTCTCGATGCGCATCCGGAGATCCAGGACAGCCTTCCTTAA